One window of Neorhodopirellula lusitana genomic DNA carries:
- a CDS encoding ABC transporter ATP-binding protein, translated as MKSFRRVLRLAARRRWSLLGVLLTSLVIAGMWGGNIGTLYPMVEVVFEGHDLKTYLTQRLEQSDQEIIELNSAIQGLAADETVQKTKLEFQKSTAEYSTDWLRKIQPTVNNWAPTGPFNTLLMVVGILIGGTAIKLVALTINLMLVQYIAEGTVMELREKFFRKALQLDLDHFGENGSANLTSRLTNDVSHIGMGLSTLIGRLIREPLKMLVCLGGAAMVCPRLLLLVMVVSPIVAVVMSRLSKSIRRASRRVMEEMSNLYGMLNDAFNGIRVVRSFNTQAHERARFRQHVQGYYRRSMKVAFYNTAARGTSELLGLSVVGLAIIAGGYLTINQQTHLLGIRMSDRPLDDGKVLLFFAFLIGASDPAKKLSDVWSALQRGIAASTRVYEIIDEPIRVNEPAIAKTVARPHQELRFDDVHFQYSHGPSVLRGIDLTVAQGETIALVGPNGCGKSTLISLLCRFDDPRQGQIRLDGVPIAEMATRDLRKRIALVTQRTVLFDDTIENNIRYGSPSADSHDVVRAAKLAFADDFILRKTPHGYQSLLGSGGVRLSGGQMQRIALARAFLRNPDILILDEATSQVDIESEQLIHDALEKFLIDRTGIMVTHRSSTLALANRVAVLDQGQVSAVGTHEQLLAKNGFYRNLCHTAMSDTETKNAA; from the coding sequence ATGAAATCATTTCGCCGAGTCCTGCGACTGGCCGCACGTCGACGCTGGTCCCTGTTAGGGGTCCTGCTGACATCGCTGGTAATTGCTGGAATGTGGGGAGGCAACATTGGCACCCTCTACCCCATGGTCGAAGTGGTCTTCGAGGGGCACGACCTGAAAACCTACCTGACGCAGCGACTGGAACAGTCAGACCAGGAAATCATCGAACTTAACTCGGCAATCCAAGGGCTCGCTGCCGACGAGACGGTCCAAAAAACAAAACTCGAGTTCCAGAAATCAACGGCGGAGTACTCCACCGATTGGCTTCGCAAAATCCAACCGACCGTCAACAATTGGGCGCCTACCGGGCCTTTCAACACACTGTTGATGGTCGTCGGTATCCTGATCGGTGGTACCGCAATCAAGCTGGTCGCCCTGACGATTAACTTGATGCTGGTGCAGTACATCGCCGAAGGGACGGTGATGGAACTGCGAGAAAAGTTTTTCCGCAAAGCACTTCAGTTGGACCTAGACCACTTCGGCGAGAACGGATCGGCCAACCTAACAAGTCGGCTAACCAACGATGTCTCCCACATCGGCATGGGCCTCAGCACGCTCATCGGGCGACTGATTCGCGAACCACTTAAGATGCTTGTCTGCTTGGGTGGTGCCGCCATGGTTTGCCCTCGACTGCTTTTACTGGTCATGGTCGTATCGCCGATCGTGGCGGTAGTCATGAGCCGGCTCAGCAAATCGATTCGCCGGGCCAGTCGCCGCGTGATGGAAGAGATGAGCAACCTCTACGGCATGCTGAACGACGCCTTCAATGGCATCCGCGTGGTCCGGTCGTTCAATACCCAAGCGCACGAGCGGGCTCGTTTCCGCCAACATGTTCAAGGTTACTATCGCCGTTCGATGAAGGTGGCCTTCTACAACACGGCAGCCCGCGGAACCAGTGAATTGCTGGGGTTGAGCGTTGTCGGCCTGGCAATCATTGCGGGCGGTTACCTGACGATCAACCAGCAAACCCACCTGTTGGGCATTCGTATGAGCGATCGTCCACTCGATGACGGCAAGGTCTTATTGTTCTTCGCATTCTTGATTGGTGCTTCGGATCCAGCCAAAAAGCTGTCCGACGTTTGGAGTGCGCTGCAACGCGGCATCGCGGCCTCAACCCGTGTGTACGAGATCATCGACGAACCAATTCGGGTCAATGAGCCAGCGATTGCCAAGACGGTCGCTCGCCCCCATCAAGAACTGCGTTTCGATGACGTCCACTTCCAATACTCGCACGGCCCGTCCGTCTTACGAGGCATTGATCTAACCGTCGCCCAAGGCGAGACGATCGCGTTGGTTGGCCCCAACGGTTGCGGCAAAAGCACCTTGATCAGCCTGCTTTGTCGGTTCGATGATCCAAGGCAAGGACAGATCCGACTCGACGGCGTGCCGATTGCCGAGATGGCTACCCGCGACTTGCGTAAGCGCATCGCACTGGTCACTCAGCGTACGGTGCTGTTCGACGATACGATCGAAAACAACATTCGATACGGCAGCCCCAGTGCAGACTCACACGATGTGGTTCGCGCGGCCAAGCTAGCGTTCGCCGACGACTTCATCCTTCGCAAAACCCCACACGGCTACCAATCGTTATTGGGCAGCGGGGGCGTTCGTCTGTCCGGCGGCCAGATGCAGCGAATCGCATTGGCGCGAGCCTTCCTGCGAAACCCGGATATCCTGATTCTGGACGAAGCGACCAGCCAAGTGGATATCGAGAGCGAACAACTGATCCACGACGCGTTGGAAAAGTTCTTGATCGACCGCACGGGAATCATGGTGACTCACCGAAGCAGCACATTGGCGTTGGCCAATCGTGTGGCGGTCTTGGATCAAGGGCAAGTGTCCGCCGTGGGTACCCACGAACAACTACTTGCAAAGAATGGCTTCTACCGCAATCTGTGCCACACCGCGATGAGTGACACAGAAACTAAAAATGCGGCCTGA
- a CDS encoding sulfite exporter TauE/SafE family protein: protein MNEFAFYLLLVLAGFLAGIINTIAGGGSFLTLPALLLFGLDPQAANATNRIAILMSTGSATVAFHRKGYWDHRLALRLGTPILLGVPFGTALAIYLPADSFRQVFGVLFLAMAGLLVSNPKRLLDAPSQPKLSARWQLLAFFAIGIYVGFIQAGFGILMLLAMGFFCDTNLVSSNAIKSSIGFVVTLSAAIFFAFYGLIEWVPGLFMAFGNVLGGITGAKLAIEKGSRFVFYFLVVVMTVTGFKLVLT, encoded by the coding sequence GTGAATGAGTTCGCGTTCTATCTGCTGCTGGTGCTGGCTGGTTTTCTAGCCGGCATCATCAACACGATTGCCGGCGGAGGATCGTTTTTGACCCTGCCGGCTCTTCTGCTGTTCGGGCTGGATCCGCAAGCCGCTAACGCGACCAACCGAATCGCGATCCTGATGTCGACCGGATCAGCAACCGTCGCATTTCATCGCAAAGGGTATTGGGATCACCGACTCGCACTGCGATTGGGGACTCCGATTCTGCTGGGCGTTCCCTTCGGCACCGCACTGGCGATTTACTTGCCCGCCGATAGCTTTCGGCAGGTATTCGGGGTGCTCTTCCTGGCCATGGCCGGATTGCTGGTCTCCAACCCCAAGCGGCTACTCGACGCCCCCTCGCAACCCAAGCTATCAGCGCGTTGGCAGTTACTCGCCTTCTTCGCCATTGGAATCTACGTTGGTTTCATCCAAGCAGGCTTTGGCATCTTAATGCTGCTCGCCATGGGATTTTTTTGCGATACCAACCTCGTTTCGTCTAATGCCATCAAAAGCAGCATCGGATTCGTTGTCACCCTCTCAGCAGCCATCTTCTTCGCCTTTTACGGGCTAATTGAATGGGTTCCGGGGCTATTCATGGCCTTTGGGAATGTGCTGGGCGGCATCACAGGTGCCAAACTGGCAATCGAGAAAGGAAGTCGTTTTGTTTTCTATTTTTTGGTGGTCGTTATGACGGTTACGGGGTTCAAACTAGTTCTGACCTAG
- a CDS encoding TIGR03000 domain-containing protein has product MRCMHLLVGLTLTLAISVSAEAGGSYGSYGSGGSSGGIVNGSSGGGLLSGLRARIAARHSGSHGSSGGYSLGSSGGNASSGGSSGGSSGGVRVASYSASSGGASSGGASSGGASSGGASSGGGLFSRIHARIHARHAARRAASHGSSGGYTVARSSYSSGGSTSNGSSGGYYSSASISSGSHGSSGGYSAPVSYAAPVQYSAPLIQSAPMIESSYPMESSYPSGTIIDSGSYPIDGGVIHGGSAPMGGSVIDGAIINSGASYESQKPALDDDAALLTVAVPVEGARVTVNGHETTSDGMVRQFMSRGLKDGYLYTYEVIVTYDVEGREMQDSKTIKLRPGDMERMVFMQDEEAVSEEAASAPSEETQVSTPATVEATETVVQLYVPANAEVTLAGNKTSGFGRVRTFRTTQLADGQSWKNYTVSVAATVNGKTVRREQTVDVAAGDSVELTFDFNNSQTIAMR; this is encoded by the coding sequence ATGAGGTGTATGCACCTATTGGTCGGTCTCACGCTGACACTGGCAATCAGTGTTTCGGCTGAGGCAGGAGGCTCCTACGGGAGCTATGGAAGCGGAGGCAGCTCCGGCGGTATCGTTAACGGCAGCAGCGGTGGCGGACTCTTGTCCGGCTTGCGTGCCCGCATCGCCGCTCGGCATTCCGGATCGCACGGCTCCTCGGGAGGCTACTCCCTGGGTTCATCCGGTGGTAATGCATCTTCGGGTGGCTCTTCTGGTGGCTCTTCTGGCGGCGTTCGCGTGGCCAGCTATAGCGCATCGTCCGGTGGTGCTTCTTCCGGCGGCGCTTCGTCCGGTGGTGCATCTTCAGGTGGCGCGTCGTCCGGTGGCGGACTATTCAGCCGAATTCACGCTCGTATCCACGCCCGCCATGCAGCCCGTCGCGCCGCATCGCACGGCAGCAGCGGTGGCTACACCGTCGCTCGTTCGTCCTACTCCAGCGGTGGCTCGACCTCCAACGGAAGCAGCGGTGGCTATTACAGTTCCGCTTCAATTAGCAGCGGCTCGCACGGCAGCAGCGGTGGCTACTCAGCTCCCGTTTCCTACGCAGCTCCTGTTCAGTACTCGGCACCTTTGATTCAATCAGCTCCGATGATCGAATCAAGCTACCCGATGGAATCCAGCTATCCTTCGGGAACGATCATCGACTCGGGCAGCTACCCAATCGATGGTGGAGTGATCCACGGCGGCTCGGCTCCCATGGGCGGTTCGGTCATCGACGGCGCAATCATCAACAGCGGTGCGAGCTACGAATCGCAAAAGCCAGCTCTCGATGACGACGCTGCATTGTTGACTGTTGCCGTTCCTGTTGAAGGTGCTCGCGTGACCGTCAATGGTCACGAAACCACTAGCGACGGAATGGTTCGCCAATTCATGTCACGTGGTTTGAAAGACGGCTACCTTTACACGTACGAAGTCATCGTGACCTACGATGTCGAAGGACGTGAAATGCAGGACAGCAAGACCATCAAGCTGCGTCCCGGTGACATGGAACGAATGGTCTTCATGCAAGACGAAGAAGCTGTTTCGGAAGAAGCCGCCTCGGCTCCTTCGGAAGAAACTCAAGTCAGCACCCCGGCTACGGTGGAAGCAACCGAAACCGTGGTTCAACTTTACGTTCCAGCCAACGCCGAAGTTACTTTGGCCGGTAACAAGACCAGCGGCTTCGGTCGCGTTCGTACCTTCCGCACCACACAATTGGCCGACGGCCAAAGCTGGAAGAACTACACCGTGTCGGTTGCTGCAACCGTCAACGGCAAGACCGTCCGTCGCGAGCAAACCGTCGACGTCGCTGCTGGCGATTCCGTCGAGTTGACTTTCGACTTCAACAACAGCCAAACCATCGCAATGCGTTAA
- a CDS encoding protein-L-isoaspartate(D-aspartate) O-methyltransferase, giving the protein MILPQTSSSESSRPTDRYAEARKRLVDTRIRTAGVTNERVLSAIQETARHEFVPKSVREKAYFDMALPIGSAQTISSPFIVASMTETLDPQPTDRVLEIGTGSGYQAAVLSPLVAEVYSIEIVESLGITARGALDRLGYDNVFTKVGDGFLGWPSKAPFDKIIVTCSPESVPVPLVEQLREGGSMIIPVGERYQQTLYRMTKKDGELVREPLRPTLFVPMTGTAESGRKRLPDPANPTVVNGDFESAGKPNETTADNEDSTALATQPVSSEPQTTNSVEHSDEFIDGWYYGRQVKRFVENGNAMARFQNETPGLGSHLLQGLAVDGSKVSMIRLSTRVRTHEVEKGPDSDALPMLAISYYDDLRRELGMVTLGPYRGTRDWRSDSRLLRVPPTAREAIIRIGLFGATGRADFDEVRVEKMGR; this is encoded by the coding sequence TTGATCCTGCCACAAACCTCATCGAGCGAATCGTCGCGGCCCACCGATCGATATGCGGAAGCTCGCAAGCGGCTTGTCGACACTCGCATTCGCACCGCGGGCGTGACCAACGAACGAGTGCTTTCCGCCATCCAGGAAACCGCTCGGCATGAGTTCGTACCGAAGTCCGTGCGGGAAAAAGCGTACTTCGACATGGCACTTCCCATCGGAAGTGCTCAAACGATCAGCAGCCCGTTTATCGTCGCTTCGATGACCGAAACACTCGACCCACAACCGACCGACCGAGTCCTAGAAATCGGCACGGGCAGCGGTTACCAGGCCGCCGTGCTGAGCCCGCTGGTCGCGGAAGTCTATTCCATCGAGATTGTGGAATCGCTCGGCATCACCGCTCGCGGGGCCCTAGATCGGCTGGGCTACGACAATGTCTTCACCAAGGTGGGCGACGGTTTTCTCGGCTGGCCTTCGAAGGCCCCATTCGACAAAATCATCGTTACATGCAGCCCCGAATCGGTGCCAGTCCCGCTCGTCGAACAACTTCGCGAGGGCGGCTCGATGATCATCCCCGTCGGCGAACGATACCAACAAACGCTGTACCGGATGACGAAAAAGGACGGCGAGTTGGTCCGCGAACCCCTGCGTCCAACGCTGTTCGTTCCCATGACCGGCACCGCCGAATCCGGTCGCAAGCGATTGCCCGATCCAGCAAACCCCACGGTTGTGAACGGCGATTTCGAATCAGCAGGCAAGCCAAACGAAACAACCGCTGACAACGAAGATTCGACCGCCCTAGCCACTCAACCGGTTTCCAGCGAACCGCAAACCACGAACTCCGTCGAGCACAGTGACGAGTTCATCGATGGCTGGTACTACGGTCGCCAAGTGAAACGATTTGTCGAAAACGGCAACGCGATGGCTCGCTTTCAAAACGAAACCCCCGGCCTCGGCTCGCATCTGTTGCAAGGTCTCGCCGTTGACGGCAGTAAAGTGTCCATGATCCGGCTATCCACCCGGGTTCGCACTCATGAAGTGGAAAAAGGCCCCGACTCGGACGCTCTACCGATGCTGGCGATTAGCTACTACGACGATTTACGTCGCGAATTGGGAATGGTCACCCTCGGCCCTTATCGAGGCACACGCGACTGGCGATCAGACAGCCGGCTGTTGCGAGTCCCGCCGACGGCCCGCGAGGCAATCATTCGAATTGGCCTGTTTGGAGCGACCGGCAGGGCGGATTTCGATGAAGTCCGCGTCGAAAAAATGGGTCGCTAA
- a CDS encoding Ppx/GppA phosphatase family protein, which produces MNASTSEQSFSEITNVPPGPARTAPRTVAVIDIGAISIRMSIAEIHPDGKVRTLESLLQPVDLGRDAFESRRLSRKGIERAAAVLKRFRRILDEYGVHDANDIRVVATTAVREATNRIAFVDRVFVATGLDVEPIDEAEVNRITYMSITPKLLARAETAESKSVVLEVGSGSTELLIIRGGNVLHSDTFRLGSLRLAQSIDASGVQGPRWRQLLETHIKRFVVRIAEDLKADAPLELVLLGGDIRFAAHRLVEDWDEHALTKLSVEKLEKLTSKVLDMGEDGIVEKFGATFVEAETLAPALLSYTLFAKHFELEHVFVSGGTLRDGLLADMEQSGNWTSEFRQQIIRSAVSLGRKFAVDQSHARAVAELTRLVFEQLSEEHQLDPRHEVLLYVAALLHEVGLYVSVHSNHKHAYYLIRNSELFGLSRQELQLVALVARYHRRASPQTGHEGYSSLDRKDRVAVTKMAAMLRIAIALDDTRSGRIREVVCTREEKRMVISVPGVNDVSLEQLALGNASSLFRDIFGVPILLRAGKSAV; this is translated from the coding sequence ATGAACGCGTCTACATCCGAGCAAAGCTTTTCCGAGATCACGAACGTTCCTCCGGGACCGGCCCGAACGGCTCCGCGAACTGTTGCGGTGATCGATATCGGTGCGATCAGCATTCGCATGTCGATTGCGGAGATCCACCCAGACGGGAAAGTCCGGACGCTGGAATCATTGTTACAACCGGTGGACCTGGGACGTGACGCTTTTGAAAGCCGACGCTTAAGCCGCAAGGGGATCGAAAGAGCGGCCGCGGTGCTGAAACGGTTCCGCCGTATCCTGGACGAATACGGCGTTCACGATGCCAACGATATCCGCGTCGTCGCCACGACCGCCGTCCGTGAAGCGACCAACCGAATCGCATTCGTCGACCGGGTGTTCGTCGCGACCGGACTGGACGTCGAGCCCATCGACGAAGCAGAAGTGAACCGCATCACTTACATGAGCATCACGCCAAAGTTGCTAGCCAGAGCGGAAACGGCGGAGTCGAAATCAGTCGTCCTGGAAGTGGGCAGTGGCAGTACTGAGTTGCTAATCATTCGAGGCGGCAACGTGCTGCACTCCGATACGTTCCGGCTTGGCTCGTTGCGTTTGGCCCAATCGATCGACGCTTCCGGGGTGCAAGGTCCGCGTTGGCGTCAGTTGCTGGAAACCCACATCAAACGTTTTGTCGTCCGAATCGCCGAAGATCTGAAGGCCGACGCGCCTCTGGAACTGGTCCTGTTAGGCGGCGACATTCGGTTTGCCGCGCACCGGTTGGTGGAAGATTGGGACGAACACGCCCTGACTAAACTGTCCGTCGAAAAGCTTGAAAAGCTGACCAGCAAGGTCCTCGACATGGGCGAAGACGGGATCGTGGAAAAGTTCGGAGCGACTTTCGTGGAGGCCGAAACGCTGGCTCCTGCGTTGTTGTCGTACACCCTATTCGCCAAGCATTTTGAACTGGAACATGTTTTCGTCAGCGGCGGTACCCTGCGGGACGGCCTGCTCGCGGACATGGAACAGAGTGGCAATTGGACAAGCGAATTTCGCCAACAAATCATCCGCTCGGCAGTCTCACTGGGCCGAAAGTTTGCGGTCGACCAATCACACGCTCGGGCCGTCGCTGAATTGACGCGATTGGTATTCGAGCAACTTTCCGAAGAACACCAACTCGACCCACGCCATGAAGTCCTGTTGTATGTGGCAGCGTTGTTGCATGAAGTCGGTCTGTACGTCAGCGTTCACAGCAACCACAAACATGCGTATTACTTAATCCGAAACAGCGAATTGTTCGGTCTCAGTCGCCAAGAACTGCAGCTCGTCGCGTTGGTCGCCCGCTACCACCGCCGCGCCTCACCGCAAACCGGACACGAAGGATACTCCTCGCTAGACCGGAAAGATCGCGTTGCAGTGACTAAGATGGCAGCCATGTTACGAATCGCGATCGCCTTGGACGACACCCGCAGCGGCCGGATTCGCGAAGTCGTATGCACTCGAGAAGAAAAACGCATGGTGATCTCTGTGCCGGGCGTCAATGACGTTTCGCTAGAACAACTCGCCCTCGGCAACGCGTCGAGCCTGTTCCGTGACATCTTCGGTGTGCCCATCCTGTTACGAGCCGGTAAGAGCGCGGTATGA
- a CDS encoding HAD family hydrolase, with protein sequence MTASQIRFVFFDLGNILVSFERERSFRNLTSLFEAENGYVDSNGNTVAANVKADEVLNQHELHNQLETGLISEAEFVQSIRDRFAPVTGTDDDQAILRAISDMFTPIETMQGVLSRVRESGLPIGILSNTCDAHWSWINQQSYNVMEGPFDHIVLSYEAKSMKPDHGIYIEAETHAARISGAQPNEILFLDDREENVAAALDRGWNAEVCWGGPTAEAALVRHGVLSHQLLTETEMDVQS encoded by the coding sequence ATGACCGCCTCTCAGATTCGCTTTGTCTTTTTCGACCTCGGCAATATCCTCGTGTCATTTGAACGGGAGCGGTCATTCAGAAATTTGACGAGTCTCTTTGAAGCAGAAAACGGCTACGTCGATAGCAACGGAAACACAGTGGCGGCCAACGTGAAGGCCGACGAAGTGCTGAACCAACACGAACTGCACAACCAACTTGAAACCGGGCTGATCAGCGAAGCTGAATTTGTGCAGTCGATCCGCGATCGCTTTGCCCCGGTGACGGGAACTGACGACGATCAAGCGATCCTGCGTGCGATCAGCGATATGTTCACTCCCATTGAAACGATGCAGGGCGTCCTGAGCCGGGTTCGGGAATCAGGATTGCCAATCGGAATTCTCAGCAACACCTGTGACGCGCATTGGTCGTGGATCAATCAGCAATCTTACAATGTGATGGAGGGCCCCTTCGATCACATCGTGCTTAGCTATGAAGCAAAGTCGATGAAGCCCGATCACGGGATCTACATCGAAGCGGAAACCCACGCGGCACGCATCAGCGGTGCCCAACCCAACGAGATCTTGTTCTTAGACGATCGCGAAGAGAACGTCGCCGCGGCACTGGATCGTGGCTGGAACGCCGAAGTGTGTTGGGGCGGGCCGACCGCGGAAGCGGCCCTAGTACGACACGGTGTTCTCTCGCATCAATTGCTTACCGAAACTGAAATGGATGTCCAATCATGA
- a CDS encoding sulfatase-like hydrolase/transferase has translation MRADYFADGASGFLLTILECLAVQGIPLVLLIGWSVIRTTTPTSLILCGFGFLPAFFGLDSIAFKLTGQHFASARFLEIAREVPIGIVQFISPGVLLPIAVCLGSLAVCGCLLWLLEKRLARHWHINNRWDIKYLRATTALWLAATCIAVLVFAWTSGDLIARRFDETATRWKSEPTRHPLIALGWLATPKPIADSSDAEPPLAFSARQLNPAIDQRISQMRMNVIVPATAPDDKPLDTRPPNITRPPDIARPDKTTQHPDVLIIIAESLRSELLDPAIMPNVHGLTQNGLWLRQHYSGGNASSLGVFSIVSGLEAAWFYKSEVRFAPPMNRLFRQAGYELGFFASTNDWATFQMDAFLSDRQYDVFQDEPFTGLDADQRAIESARQFLNTEANRPPRLAVLCLYGTHAPFWSDKRLATDQPAASDTYPIPFPASLRTEVWNRYRNAARTLDASLAKLVNHPKHSSGSASTRGRVIVFTGDHGESFGEDGTIGHGLKLSQAQTQTAAVIASLQDPNQPASKHSVPHAEIRSPTSHADILPTLLSACGLKISMPGLLDGTDLTNRQFDAPSNFLQQRPISIAGYVGKEILILAPNHSGARAKDRFGLRCRCSLVEGEVSVKNWVNRVGSPHISNPHASNPHAPKEPSDRTHANELLRQWISRIGLVSEGPEEFSP, from the coding sequence GTGCGAGCGGACTATTTTGCCGACGGAGCCAGCGGGTTTCTGCTGACGATTTTAGAATGCCTGGCCGTGCAGGGCATTCCGTTGGTGCTGCTGATCGGCTGGAGCGTCATTCGAACAACAACGCCAACCAGTCTGATCCTATGCGGGTTTGGATTCTTGCCCGCGTTCTTTGGCCTCGATTCGATCGCGTTCAAGCTCACCGGCCAGCACTTCGCATCGGCTCGCTTCCTTGAGATCGCCCGTGAAGTTCCCATCGGGATCGTTCAATTTATCTCACCCGGTGTCCTGCTCCCCATCGCCGTCTGCTTGGGTAGTCTGGCCGTTTGCGGATGTCTGTTATGGCTCCTTGAAAAGCGGCTAGCCCGACACTGGCACATCAATAATCGCTGGGATATCAAGTACCTTCGAGCAACAACCGCGTTGTGGCTGGCTGCGACCTGCATTGCAGTCCTGGTGTTCGCTTGGACCAGTGGTGATCTGATTGCCCGACGTTTTGATGAAACAGCAACACGCTGGAAGTCGGAACCCACTCGGCATCCGCTGATTGCATTGGGTTGGCTGGCAACGCCAAAACCAATCGCGGATTCCTCCGACGCGGAACCGCCACTGGCGTTTTCGGCTCGACAACTGAATCCCGCCATCGATCAGCGAATATCCCAAATGCGGATGAACGTGATCGTGCCTGCGACAGCACCCGACGATAAACCACTCGATACTAGACCACCCAATATTACTCGCCCACCCGACATTGCTCGCCCCGACAAAACAACGCAGCATCCCGATGTTCTGATCATCATTGCTGAATCTTTGCGCTCAGAACTGCTTGATCCCGCTATCATGCCCAACGTGCACGGGCTAACCCAAAACGGACTCTGGTTGCGGCAGCATTATTCCGGTGGCAACGCATCCAGCCTGGGTGTGTTTTCCATTGTCAGCGGTCTCGAAGCGGCTTGGTTCTACAAATCCGAAGTCCGTTTCGCACCGCCGATGAACCGACTTTTTCGACAAGCGGGCTACGAACTCGGCTTCTTCGCCAGCACGAATGATTGGGCAACGTTCCAAATGGACGCGTTCCTGTCGGACCGGCAATACGATGTATTTCAAGATGAACCGTTCACGGGCTTGGACGCGGACCAACGAGCCATTGAATCCGCACGCCAATTCCTGAACACCGAAGCCAACCGACCGCCGCGGCTTGCCGTGCTGTGTCTGTACGGAACCCACGCACCGTTTTGGAGTGACAAACGCCTCGCAACCGACCAGCCCGCTGCCAGCGACACCTACCCGATCCCATTCCCGGCTTCATTGCGAACAGAAGTTTGGAATCGCTACCGCAACGCCGCTCGAACTCTCGACGCTTCACTGGCCAAACTGGTTAACCACCCGAAACACTCGAGCGGCTCTGCTTCGACACGGGGCCGTGTCATTGTCTTCACGGGCGACCATGGCGAGTCGTTTGGCGAAGACGGCACGATCGGTCACGGATTAAAACTGTCGCAGGCTCAAACGCAAACCGCTGCCGTCATCGCGAGCCTCCAAGATCCGAATCAGCCCGCGTCCAAACACTCAGTTCCACACGCCGAAATCCGGTCCCCCACTTCCCACGCCGACATTCTGCCAACCCTGCTCTCTGCGTGCGGGTTGAAAATATCCATGCCAGGACTGCTGGACGGCACCGATCTAACGAACCGACAATTCGACGCACCATCAAATTTCCTCCAACAGCGCCCCATCTCGATTGCTGGATATGTGGGCAAAGAAATCCTCATTTTGGCCCCGAATCATTCGGGTGCCCGAGCCAAGGACCGATTCGGGCTGCGGTGCCGTTGCTCGCTGGTCGAAGGTGAAGTCTCTGTTAAGAACTGGGTAAACCGAGTTGGATCGCCGCACATTTCGAATCCGCACGCTTCGAATCCGCACGCTCCTAAAGAACCGAGTGACCGCACGCACGCCAACGAACTCTTGCGGCAATGGATTTCGCGAATTGGTTTAGTCAGTGAAGGGCCTGAAGAATTCTCGCCCTGA
- a CDS encoding DUF502 domain-containing protein, which produces MKKHVTRQLSFLRATAIGGIFFLLPLVVALFFLGQIAQVVYAVAVQIQPLLRDHLGINNATGYGLIFAIALLAIVLACFMAGILASRSVARQFTGVMEKYLLMLFPRYAIFKEQLSGNIGGDIAKNRLKPVRVRLEGYNRLAFEVERGTLNSDAASTEAANEIVTLYLPGAPDPWTGTVIYVDADRVEPVNAPFPDVLGAFEKLGTDTQKILRGEPVNV; this is translated from the coding sequence ATGAAGAAGCACGTTACTCGCCAATTGTCGTTCTTACGTGCCACTGCGATTGGGGGCATCTTCTTTTTGCTGCCGCTGGTTGTGGCGTTATTCTTCCTGGGGCAAATCGCCCAAGTCGTTTACGCCGTCGCTGTCCAGATTCAGCCACTGCTGCGAGATCACCTGGGGATCAACAACGCGACTGGCTATGGGCTGATTTTTGCGATCGCGTTGCTGGCCATTGTCTTGGCTTGTTTTATGGCCGGAATTTTGGCCAGCCGATCGGTCGCTCGACAGTTCACCGGCGTGATGGAAAAGTATCTGTTGATGCTGTTCCCACGCTACGCGATCTTCAAGGAACAACTTAGTGGCAATATCGGTGGCGACATTGCCAAGAACCGGCTGAAGCCCGTTCGGGTTCGCCTGGAAGGCTACAACCGACTCGCCTTTGAAGTCGAACGCGGCACTCTGAACAGCGACGCCGCTAGCACGGAAGCCGCTAACGAAATCGTGACACTGTATCTTCCCGGCGCGCCGGACCCTTGGACGGGCACCGTGATCTACGTCGACGCGGATCGAGTCGAGCCCGTCAACGCTCCGTTCCCCGATGTGTTAGGCGCCTTCGAAAAACTCGGCACCGACACCCAAAAGATCCTGCGTGGCGAACCGGTCAACGTTTAG